The Passer domesticus isolate bPasDom1 chromosome 31, bPasDom1.hap1, whole genome shotgun sequence genome has a window encoding:
- the LOC135287887 gene encoding interferon-induced protein with tetratricopeptide repeats 1-like — MMPAGAMSKEQLKKKLDALQCHFTWNLGVDSFSLWHLLQKLDVEIKHTAHQNQVALLGLQAYLHQLNNHSKEALQSLKAAEEHNDKKHLWTSTAGSLTIYGNYAWIHYLQGSYQEAETWLERVQPLCSTPWDVGLIPHIQAQKGWSLLAIRARNGERARECFNVALMLEPENRSFHTGLAMALYSSWNFCWQPDTEREARIHLERIVNEQPENYRAKIYLAKLLKQGDMEKATGLVKECVEKSSDPEVLKLSALFWMSWSTEKALEIIQQALQQDPGYHLLYQALANCYKKQWVKANQKEKDKLRCKATKELQQIIQEHPDLDLTLVKLQLAEFLGIKKPSQEEKIYEDLQRQMNTLSLRCQQALNLSWGDFFLYREKCMAEAKAKFMECYKIPVQTDQRMKCGHRLLTMAKTYQHNGDADAANDIYHFLQDADKHLPREPAALALDDEDHPNPQRIWQDFSQG; from the exons ATGATGCCCGCAGGAGCAATGAG caaggagcagctgaagaaGAAGCTGGATGCCCTTCAGTGTCACTTCACCTGGAACCTGGGGGTTGACTCTTTCAGTCTTTGGCATCTCCTGCAGAAGTTGGATGTTGAGATCAAGCACACAGCCCACCAGAACCAGGTggccctcctggggctccaggcCTACCTGCACCAGCTGAACAACCACAGCAaggaagctctgcagagcctcaaAGCTGCTGAGGAACACAATGACAAGAAGCATCTATGGACATCTACTGCTGGCTCTTTGACCATCTATGGGAATTATGCTTGGATCCACTACCTTCAGGGCTCCTACCAGGAGGCTGAAACCTGGCTGGAACGAGTTCAGCCGCTCTGCTCAACTCCTTGGGATGTGGGGCTGATCCCACACATCCAGGCCCAGAAAGGCTGGTCCCTCCTGGCTATCAGAGCCCGAAACGGGGAACGGGCAAGAGAGTGCTTCAACGTGGCCTTGATGCTTGAACCAGAGAACAGATCTTTCCATACAGGGCTTGCAATGGCTCTTTATTCCTCCTGGAATTTCTGCTGGCAACCTGATACTGAAAGAGAAGCCAGAATCCACTTGGAAAGAATTGTCAACGAGCAGCCAGAAAACTACAGAGCCAAAATATATTTGGCCAAGCTACTTAAACAAGGTGATATGGAAAAAGCAACTGGCTTAGTTAAAGAATGTGTTGAGAAAAGCTCTGACCCCGAGGTCCTCAAACTATCAGCTTTGTTCTGGATGTCATGGTCAACAGAGAAAGCACTTGAGATCATCCAGCaagccctgcagcaggacccAGGTTACCACCTTCTCTACCAGGCCTTGGCCAACTGCTACAAGAAACAGTGGGTTAAAGCAAATCAGAAAGAGAAGGATAAGTTACGGTGTAAAGCCACCAAGGAGCTCCAACAAATTATTCAGGAACATCCTGACCTTGACCTTACCCTTGTCAAGCTGCAGTTAGCAGAGTTCCTTGGTATAAAAAAGCCATCACAGGAAGAAAAGATTTATGAGGACCTGCAGAGGCAAATGAACACCCTGAGCCTCAGATGTCAGCAAGCCCTGAATCTCTCCTGGGGAGATTTCTTCCTCTACCGGGAGAAATGCATGGCTGAGGCAAAAGCCAAGTTCATGGAATGCTACAAAATTCCTGTGCAGACAGACCAGAGGATGAAATGTGGGCACAGGCTGTTGACGATGGCTAAGACCTACCAGCACAACGGTGACGCTGACGCTGCCAACGACATCTACCACTTCCTCCAAGACGCTGACAAGCACCTGCCCAGGGAACCTGCTGCACTCGCTTTAGATGATGAGGATCACCCCAACCCACAGAGAATTTGGCAGGACTTTTCCCAAGGCTAG